One window from the genome of Candidatus Woesearchaeota archaeon encodes:
- a CDS encoding dihydrolipoyl dehydrogenase yields the protein MVNNAKRFDAIVIGGGSCLNIADEIYGLGKKVAIIEEGPLGGTCLNRGCIPSKMFIHVADVMETIANAKKLGIKVGQAKANYSRIAKRVNSLVDSDAWEIEKGIRAEKNFTLYKKRAKFIGKKIVQVGNETITADKIFIGAGTRPLILPIPGIEDTPFLTSTEALRLKKIPKSMVILGGGYIAAELAHFFGSFGTRISIVEMTDRMLGAEDEEISRAFTKAFSGKHKLLLGYKGIKVGKTKQGIFLRAKNVANGKSKTLQAEKLLVAVGRVPNSDLLDVAKSGIATNNHGYIKVDGYMQTNVPGIWAIGDIAGIYLFKHSANLEAQFAFHNAYHPGHEQKVDYTAMPHAVFSSPQVAGVGMTENDAKAKKIDYVAGRYEYRRTAMGAAMMEAGGFVKVIAAKKTGMILGCHIIGPEASTLIHEVVVAMQNNGTVNAIRKAVHAHPALSEVVQRAFNNLPM from the coding sequence ATGGTTAACAATGCCAAAAGGTTTGATGCGATAGTCATTGGCGGTGGCTCCTGCCTGAATATTGCTGATGAAATCTATGGACTGGGAAAAAAGGTGGCAATAATAGAAGAAGGCCCACTAGGAGGGACCTGCCTCAACAGGGGCTGCATACCGAGCAAGATGTTCATACATGTGGCTGATGTGATGGAAACAATAGCCAATGCAAAAAAGCTTGGCATAAAAGTTGGCCAGGCAAAGGCAAATTATTCAAGAATTGCAAAGAGAGTCAATTCCCTGGTTGACAGCGATGCATGGGAAATTGAAAAAGGGATTCGTGCAGAAAAGAATTTCACGCTTTACAAGAAAAGGGCAAAATTTATCGGGAAAAAAATAGTCCAGGTGGGCAACGAGACAATTACTGCTGATAAAATATTCATAGGGGCCGGCACAAGGCCATTGATATTGCCCATCCCGGGGATTGAGGATACACCTTTCTTGACAAGCACGGAAGCCTTGCGCCTGAAAAAAATCCCGAAATCAATGGTAATCCTGGGAGGAGGATACATTGCTGCTGAGCTTGCCCATTTCTTTGGCAGTTTCGGGACAAGAATAAGCATTGTGGAAATGACTGACAGGATGCTGGGGGCAGAGGATGAGGAGATTTCAAGGGCATTTACAAAGGCTTTCTCTGGCAAGCATAAGCTTTTACTCGGATATAAAGGGATTAAGGTGGGTAAAACAAAGCAGGGGATTTTCCTGAGGGCGAAGAATGTTGCTAATGGAAAGTCAAAGACCCTCCAGGCTGAAAAGCTGCTCGTTGCTGTCGGGAGGGTGCCCAATTCCGACCTCCTTGATGTCGCCAAGTCCGGCATAGCCACCAATAATCACGGGTACATCAAAGTGGATGGATATATGCAGACCAATGTGCCGGGGATCTGGGCCATAGGGGATATTGCAGGCATTTACCTGTTTAAGCATTCTGCCAATCTTGAAGCACAATTTGCATTCCATAATGCGTACCATCCTGGCCATGAGCAGAAAGTTGATTACACTGCAATGCCGCATGCCGTTTTCTCCTCGCCGCAAGTGGCAGGGGTAGGCATGACTGAGAATGATGCGAAAGCAAAAAAGATAGATTATGTTGCGGGAAGATATGAATACAGGAGAACTGCAATGGGTGCCGCGATGATGGAGGCGGGCGGTTTTGTGAAAGTCATTGCTGCCAAAAAAACCGGGATGATTTTAGGCTGCCATATTATAGGGCCTGAAGCCTCGACGCTAATCCATGAAGTAGTGGTCGCCATGCAAAACAATGGGACAGTAAATGCTATCCGCAAGGCAGTGCATGCCCATCCAGCACTGTCTGAAGTTGTGCAGAGGGCATTCAACAATTTGCCCATGTAA
- a CDS encoding metallophosphoesterase produces MHKIIYATDLHGNKVLFQKLFAEAAKNKAKAIVYGGDIGPLETSGLKDRIENQKKFLLDFLLPKIKDLKKKKIGFYCIMGNGDFKVNEGILVEADKRGELHYLQMKAAVLGKHKIAGYGFVNLFPFATKDWEKPEFEMVQREGIRTVPVERTTMSEDLAALKMLFDPKKTVYVLHAPPFDSLLDMIYGESHVGSKAIRQFIEETQPRLTLHGHIHESSEVSGSFADRIGRTICLNPGANPYADKARFLLLDLDDLKKIKILEAK; encoded by the coding sequence ATGCACAAGATTATCTACGCCACTGACCTGCACGGCAATAAGGTATTATTCCAAAAGCTGTTCGCCGAAGCTGCAAAAAACAAGGCAAAGGCAATTGTCTATGGCGGCGACATTGGCCCGCTCGAAACGTCCGGATTAAAGGACAGGATAGAAAACCAGAAAAAATTCCTTTTGGACTTCCTGCTGCCAAAGATCAAGGACCTCAAAAAAAAGAAAATTGGCTTCTACTGCATCATGGGCAACGGCGATTTCAAGGTCAATGAGGGCATTTTGGTTGAAGCAGACAAGAGAGGAGAACTGCACTATTTGCAAATGAAAGCAGCCGTGCTTGGAAAGCATAAAATTGCAGGATATGGCTTTGTCAATCTTTTCCCTTTTGCAACAAAAGACTGGGAAAAGCCCGAATTCGAGATGGTGCAGAGGGAAGGAATAAGGACCGTGCCTGTTGAAAGGACCACAATGAGCGAGGATTTGGCAGCCCTGAAAATGCTCTTTGACCCAAAAAAAACAGTCTATGTGCTTCACGCGCCGCCTTTTGACTCATTGCTGGATATGATTTACGGCGAAAGCCATGTCGGCTCAAAGGCAATAAGGCAGTTCATTGAGGAAACCCAGCCACGGCTGACCCTGCATGGCCACATACATGAATCTTCAGAAGTGTCCGGAAGCTTTGCTGACAGAATAGGCCGGACAATATGCCTTAATCCGGGCGCAAACCCATATGCAGACAAGGCAAGATTCCTCCTGTTAGACCTTGATGACCTGAAGAAAATCAAGATTCTTGAAGCAAAATAA
- a CDS encoding PKD domain-containing protein, protein MEKNLRIVTSILFAFSLMLASALAVIAENDTVPAIPACTDTDQGLNFNLKGFATGNNGNGAVGTIYDACFVRYANGGGYQTASCSGDNCALEEATCSGNYIATYSPNGQGVSCPYGCNDGACLISAPLPVVSTISVVTPYGGESWMLGHAYTIGWKTSSVPTAYWTSKPVIELVDSNGQAVYKTTATSTFVGPDDSRFGRTSISISDPSFLNMKLKVRISIYDTNNNLAAQGTSEGYVFFTNSGVAIGCGQSTSSQVRNPLYPMDKTFASLSTLSHPEILKYRIMWGGGWSDWYTPGINDVDWKTNDDGTRRRVWAYFNDHTHEIMVCGSEPAPANKPPVITSIGGPVSLQAQETGTWKISAYDPDGNYLAYEISWGDENLGAPVSADEKGGFQSSGTFQHTYYAPGYYTITFAAIDDKGATTKSTLTVQVGQSVQQADLTIGSISIQQQDSVDSQGRVQVKINGMVQNIGTATSAPYNVILYVDNIFMNSGNGYHGLTPGETEGPDNVGGGSYYSPGWHTVKFYLQPTGADKDSSNNIAEEKFYVSETGNKAPVIDSFTGPGALNVNEVGTWGISAHDPDGALLTFTALWGDETNEGTAKSVPLVPLSPGTTATMQHQYSSAGDYIVTFTVRDETGLTAVQSHKVSVSDTGDEIIAYFGKPFRLDEGQTARMVDNGAKITLIRAITTDCPVISTCPIKMVQCTEGTVPYTSLNVAGCKILTCIPAGETYPVEAVQESMTETASAASGGGSGGSSGANTVSIANAQSTSVITTTKEPSIITETPACKASQAAVQIEYQGSKESRIFTQNEPAQYQNMLVTVKNVNYKSASFIVNSVEPDAQIVKLNEKFLLKTGGKAMLSQPYLRVELMKIVAMAEMVRSQKVIVSPTSSVESNMLTGQAVLEAKPTLVTEAPVVATRYMVIGTVTNEEGKVLKFNMEEGDVFNINGIAMVLHKIDPAYQQTVFSFIKGTDSSVEHPLPPTETTKVSESETEFASGSSEISVGTDEVSKGEVSKKCDGCVKGNLCLSVGLRTRDSKGAATYCDLDTAIKYQKEIGQVCDNNFECQTNTCNSGSCVDLQKQLEENMSMMQKIAAWFERIFG, encoded by the coding sequence ATGGAAAAAAATCTAAGAATCGTAACATCAATTTTGTTTGCTTTTAGTTTAATGCTTGCATCTGCTTTAGCAGTTATTGCTGAAAATGATACCGTCCCGGCCATTCCTGCATGCACTGACACTGATCAGGGGCTGAATTTCAATCTAAAAGGATTTGCCACAGGTAATAATGGTAATGGTGCAGTTGGAACAATATATGATGCATGTTTTGTTCGCTATGCCAATGGCGGTGGATATCAGACTGCTTCCTGCAGTGGAGATAATTGCGCACTGGAAGAGGCAACGTGTTCTGGAAATTATATAGCCACTTACTCACCAAATGGCCAGGGAGTCTCATGCCCCTATGGGTGCAATGATGGCGCTTGCTTGATTTCAGCTCCTTTGCCAGTTGTGAGCACCATAAGTGTAGTCACTCCCTATGGCGGCGAGTCATGGATGCTTGGGCATGCTTATACAATAGGCTGGAAAACCAGCAGCGTTCCCACTGCGTATTGGACATCGAAGCCGGTTATAGAACTGGTGGATAGCAATGGCCAGGCGGTTTACAAAACCACGGCAACATCAACATTTGTTGGCCCAGATGACAGCCGTTTCGGGCGCACAAGCATTTCTATCTCTGATCCTTCTTTTCTGAACATGAAGCTGAAAGTCAGGATTTCAATTTATGATACCAACAACAATTTGGCAGCGCAAGGAACAAGCGAGGGCTATGTTTTTTTTACAAATAGTGGAGTGGCCATAGGATGCGGCCAGTCAACAAGTTCGCAGGTTCGCAACCCCCTTTATCCCATGGACAAAACATTTGCCAGCCTCAGCACCCTATCACACCCAGAAATACTTAAGTATAGGATTATGTGGGGCGGCGGTTGGTCTGACTGGTACACACCCGGCATCAACGATGTTGATTGGAAAACTAATGATGACGGAACTCGAAGAAGGGTTTGGGCATATTTCAACGACCACACTCACGAAATAATGGTTTGTGGGTCAGAACCAGCTCCGGCAAATAAGCCTCCTGTCATCACTTCAATTGGCGGGCCTGTGTCATTGCAGGCTCAGGAAACAGGCACATGGAAAATATCCGCATATGATCCCGATGGAAATTATCTGGCGTACGAAATTTCATGGGGAGATGAAAACTTGGGAGCGCCGGTTAGTGCTGATGAAAAAGGGGGCTTTCAATCATCAGGAACTTTCCAGCACACATACTACGCTCCGGGATATTATACTATAACATTTGCTGCCATTGATGACAAGGGCGCCACAACAAAATCTACGCTGACTGTTCAGGTTGGCCAGTCAGTGCAGCAGGCTGACCTTACAATAGGGTCCATTTCAATACAGCAACAGGATTCTGTGGATTCGCAGGGCCGTGTCCAAGTAAAAATCAACGGCATGGTGCAAAACATTGGTACAGCAACATCAGCCCCTTACAATGTTATACTGTATGTAGATAATATCTTCATGAACTCGGGCAATGGCTATCACGGCCTTACGCCTGGCGAGACCGAAGGGCCTGATAATGTCGGTGGCGGAAGCTATTATTCCCCTGGCTGGCACACAGTGAAGTTTTATCTGCAGCCAACAGGCGCAGACAAGGATTCCAGCAACAATATCGCAGAGGAAAAATTCTATGTCAGCGAAACAGGAAATAAGGCTCCTGTAATAGACTCTTTCACTGGTCCGGGTGCTTTGAATGTAAATGAAGTTGGCACCTGGGGAATAAGCGCGCATGACCCAGATGGCGCCTTGCTGACTTTTACGGCATTGTGGGGAGATGAAACAAATGAGGGCACTGCAAAGAGCGTGCCTTTGGTGCCTTTATCCCCTGGAACTACTGCCACAATGCAGCATCAATACTCAAGCGCAGGGGATTACATAGTGACATTCACTGTTAGGGATGAAACAGGCCTGACAGCAGTTCAGTCACATAAGGTCTCTGTAAGTGACACCGGCGACGAAATAATCGCATACTTTGGAAAGCCATTCCGCCTGGATGAGGGGCAGACCGCCAGGATGGTTGACAACGGCGCAAAAATAACGTTGATTAGGGCAATAACAACCGATTGTCCCGTGATCTCCACATGCCCTATCAAAATGGTGCAATGCACAGAAGGAACAGTGCCTTATACCTCCCTGAATGTTGCAGGCTGCAAGATCCTCACTTGCATTCCCGCTGGCGAAACATATCCTGTAGAAGCTGTCCAAGAATCAATGACAGAAACAGCATCTGCTGCATCAGGGGGCGGATCAGGAGGCAGTTCAGGTGCAAATACAGTATCCATTGCGAATGCCCAATCAACAAGTGTAATCACCACGACTAAAGAGCCATCAATTATCACGGAAACACCTGCATGCAAAGCGTCTCAGGCAGCAGTTCAAATTGAGTACCAGGGCAGCAAGGAGTCAAGAATTTTTACCCAAAATGAGCCTGCTCAATACCAGAATATGCTGGTGACTGTGAAAAATGTGAATTACAAGAGCGCAAGCTTTATTGTGAACTCTGTGGAGCCCGATGCACAAATTGTCAAGCTAAATGAAAAATTCCTCCTGAAAACAGGCGGGAAGGCAATGCTCAGCCAGCCGTACCTGCGCGTGGAGCTCATGAAAATCGTGGCGATGGCAGAAATGGTTCGAAGCCAAAAAGTGATTGTTTCCCCAACAAGTTCGGTGGAGAGTAACATGCTGACCGGCCAGGCCGTGCTTGAAGCCAAGCCCACTCTTGTGACAGAGGCCCCGGTGGTCGCTACAAGGTATATGGTCATTGGCACTGTAACAAATGAGGAAGGAAAAGTTCTCAAATTCAACATGGAAGAAGGTGATGTGTTCAACATTAATGGCATTGCCATGGTCTTGCACAAAATCGACCCTGCCTATCAGCAGACTGTCTTTTCCTTCATAAAGGGAACAGATAGCTCTGTAGAGCACCCATTGCCACCAACTGAGACAACTAAGGTTTCTGAAAGCGAGACTGAATTTGCTTCTGGCAGCAGTGAAATTTCAGTCGGCACTGATGAAGTCTCAAAGGGCGAAGTCTCCAAGAAATGCGATGGCTGCGTAAAGGGCAACCTGTGCTTGTCAGTGGGTTTGAGAACCAGGGATAGCAAAGGCGCCGCCACTTACTGTGACCTTGACACAGCAATAAAATACCAGAAAGAAATCGGTCAGGTGTGCGACAACAATTTTGAATGCCAAACCAACACCTGCAATTCAGGAAGCTGCGTTGACCTGCAAAAACAGCTTGAAGAAAACATGTCAATGATGCAGAAGATAGCAGCTTGGTTTGAAAGGATATTTGGCTAA
- a CDS encoding HIT family protein, with the protein MADDCVFCKIAKGEIPASKVYEDKNYLVFLDIMPANKGHLLVIPKKHYLSLEEMPEKAATGLILIEQKAIKAMVKTLNPDGYNCLQNNHFAAGQLIPHAHVHIIPRYNSDRFKLDWPHISYDSGELDEFTRKIKKGW; encoded by the coding sequence ATGGCTGATGATTGCGTATTTTGCAAAATAGCAAAGGGAGAAATCCCGGCCTCTAAAGTTTATGAAGACAAGAACTACCTGGTTTTCCTGGACATTATGCCTGCCAATAAAGGGCACCTGCTCGTTATCCCAAAAAAGCATTACCTCAGCCTCGAGGAAATGCCAGAAAAAGCAGCTACTGGCCTCATTCTTATAGAGCAAAAGGCCATCAAAGCAATGGTCAAGACATTGAATCCGGACGGATACAATTGCCTGCAGAACAACCATTTCGCGGCAGGGCAGCTTATCCCGCATGCGCATGTTCACATTATTCCAAGGTACAACAGCGACAGGTTCAAGCTCGACTGGCCGCATATCAGCTATGACAGCGGCGAGCTGGATGAATTCACAAGGAAGATAAAGAAAGGCTGGTAA
- a CDS encoding Fic family protein: MHIEKRVEGKKAKYFLAHSYREGAKVYKFRKYLGQDLKVELLEERREIAEKLILEEIHKYNIIKDPLQTKLSEKEIEEIKKLEAQIPLKISHLSKEDWQTFSRIFTYNTNAIEGSKLNVKEVKELLEKDKWPDKSKEDIAEAYGVDEAIMLIRTTKEHVSIELIKKIHKIVFKNSKSFAGQLRKKGEEVVVMGSGGQVVHEGAPQTRINHLLKELIRWYEKNKNEYPALVLGAVIHNQFENIHPFRDGNGRVGRILLNNILIKHNLPPININLKNRQGYYESLQEYEKNHNLKPTIGLYMKEYNSLKKQLGGHKKKKM, encoded by the coding sequence ATGCACATCGAAAAGAGAGTTGAAGGAAAGAAGGCAAAATATTTTCTCGCCCATTCATATAGGGAAGGTGCTAAAGTATACAAATTCAGAAAATATCTGGGTCAAGACCTAAAAGTTGAACTGCTTGAAGAACGGAGGGAAATTGCTGAAAAACTTATCCTGGAAGAGATACACAAATATAATATCATAAAGGATCCATTGCAAACTAAACTATCAGAAAAAGAGATTGAAGAGATAAAAAAACTTGAAGCGCAAATTCCCTTAAAAATTTCCCATCTTTCAAAAGAAGATTGGCAGACATTTTCAAGAATATTTACATACAACACCAATGCAATTGAAGGAAGCAAGCTCAATGTAAAAGAAGTGAAGGAATTACTGGAAAAAGACAAGTGGCCAGACAAATCTAAGGAAGATATAGCAGAGGCTTATGGAGTTGATGAAGCTATAATGCTTATAAGAACAACAAAAGAGCATGTTTCTATTGAGCTCATAAAAAAAATTCATAAAATAGTTTTCAAAAACTCCAAATCATTTGCCGGACAATTGCGAAAGAAAGGCGAAGAAGTCGTTGTAATGGGCAGTGGAGGACAGGTTGTTCATGAAGGGGCACCACAAACAAGAATAAATCATCTGCTCAAAGAGTTAATCAGGTGGTATGAAAAAAACAAGAATGAGTATCCTGCCTTGGTTCTTGGGGCAGTCATCCACAACCAATTTGAAAATATTCACCCATTCAGGGACGGAAATGGAAGAGTTGGAAGAATATTGCTGAACAACATCCTAATTAAGCATAATCTACCACCAATAAACATCAATCTCAAAAATAGGCAAGGGTACTACGAATCTCTGCAGGAATACGAAAAGAATCATAACTTGAAGCCGACAATCGGACTGTATATGAAAGAATACAATTCTCTGAAGAAACAATTAGGTGGCCACAAAAAGAAGAAGATGTAG
- a CDS encoding GAP family protein, with the protein MATELSLPFVIGASLIDGINPCAFGVLIFLLSYLLKKTHDMKRMLLDGTIYIFGVFITYMVAGLVLLPIIQHLGNFSVYAYIIIGIAIIIFGLLELKDFFWYGKGPSLQILPGYAQKIKDIAEKLGGKGKQSAMLSGSISFVLGVVVALVELPCTGAVYLAVLTLMSINGFTALNMSYLVLYNIIFVLPLFIIMFLVYKGLSTQAMEAWRNANKKYMRLIVGLLLTGVGIWMLLYIT; encoded by the coding sequence ATGGCAACTGAACTATCACTCCCCTTTGTAATCGGGGCTTCCCTCATTGATGGAATCAATCCCTGCGCATTCGGAGTTCTCATTTTCCTGCTTTCTTATCTGCTGAAGAAGACGCATGACATGAAGCGCATGCTCCTGGACGGCACAATCTACATATTCGGTGTATTCATAACTTACATGGTCGCAGGATTGGTATTGCTGCCAATTATCCAGCACCTTGGCAATTTTTCAGTCTATGCTTATATCATAATTGGCATAGCAATCATAATCTTTGGCCTGCTTGAGCTCAAGGATTTTTTTTGGTATGGAAAGGGGCCTTCTCTCCAGATATTGCCCGGCTATGCCCAGAAAATAAAGGATATCGCAGAGAAATTGGGCGGGAAAGGAAAACAATCAGCAATGCTCAGCGGCTCAATATCCTTTGTGCTCGGCGTTGTTGTCGCGCTGGTTGAATTGCCATGCACAGGAGCGGTCTACCTCGCAGTTCTGACCCTAATGTCAATAAACGGCTTCACGGCATTGAACATGAGCTACCTTGTCCTGTACAACATCATATTTGTCCTGCCGCTCTTTATCATAATGTTCCTTGTCTACAAAGGATTGTCAACACAGGCAATGGAGGCCTGGAGAAACGCCAATAAGAAATACATGCGCCTGATTGTCGGACTGCTTCTGACCGGCGTGGGAATCTGGATGCTGCTGTACATCACTTAA